A window of the Dunckerocampus dactyliophorus isolate RoL2022-P2 chromosome 21, RoL_Ddac_1.1, whole genome shotgun sequence genome harbors these coding sequences:
- the LOC129174190 gene encoding olfactomedin-4-like: MQSPHAFFIQLQAIMKFYTVLLLCFLFNFTQQLSPQDHCACALTNKDKAFPHDTLNSVNDDASKCNQDVTPQKSLEIERLLLGLEHRLPQLLEDVSILEKEDDGDLYGVVSLQVIENELKEIKDHVDRLKRTTQGHQHLSTDSTKQLTNLRAELQDLEMYDTFQVEKKRQDNQRLKRALNECKGEHELDTQPTPPPHGLCPHGRFMNITGPEVFSAGEYPGSFKYGAWGRDPKPEAGKERWYWRVMLTSNNRYANYVRFYSSLSTLVVGVGMPDNVQIHVANPTTNTVQGPNVVLYEKALYYNCYNKDDVCRFNLTSKTVSTLELPKGTRYNSKGNFCHLEECYPYTDIDLATDESGVWVIYSTAENFGNLVLSKVEEGEPPTLGQTWHTSLFKQAVTNTFMACGILYGTRYVDKDTEEIFYSYDTSTGVEKFDIGIFMTKMAPNIYFLNYSPIDRMLYVYSEGNMVSYKVLFE; this comes from the exons ATGCAGAGTCCCCACGCATTCTTCATTCAACTCCAAGCCATCATGAAGTTCTACACTGTCCTTCTGCTTTGTTTCCTGTTCAACTTCACACAACAG CTGAGTCCACAAGATCACTGTGCATGCGCTCTGACTAACAAAGACAAGGCATTCCCTCATGACACCCTCAACTCAGTGAACGACGATGCGTCAAAATGCAATCAGGATGTAACACCACAGAAG TCTCTGGAAATTGAGCGCCTGCTGCTTGGTTTGGAACATCGTTTGCCGCAACTGCTAGAAGACGTGTCCATCTTGGAGAAGGAGGACGATGGTGATCTTTATGGAGTTGTCAGCCTGCAGGTGATCGAGAACGAGCTGAAGGAGATCAAGGACCATGTTGACAGGCTGAAGAGAACCACCCAAGGACACCAGCACCTTTCCACCGACTCTACCAAACAG TTGACGAACCTGAGAGCGGAGCTGCAGGACTTGGAGATGTATGACACCTTTCAGGTGGAGAAGAAACGACAAGATAACCAGCGCCTGAAGAGAGCCTTGAACGAGTGCAAGGGAGAACATGAACTCGACACGCAGCCCACACCGCCTCCACACG gtTTGTGTCCCCATGGCAGGTTTATGAACATTACCGGGCCTGAGGTCTTTTCAGCAGGAGAGTATCCTGGCTCCTTCAAGTATGGAGCCTGGGGTCGTGACCCAAAACCAGAGGCGGGGAAAGAGAGATGGTACTGGCGGGTGATGCTGACCAGCAACAACAGATACGCCAACTATGTCCGTTTTTACTCCAGCCTGAGCACTCTGGTTGTAGGAGTGGGCATGCCAG ATAACGTCCAGATCCATGTCGCCAATCCAACCACCAACACCGTTCAAGGACCAAACGTTGTTCTGTATGAAAAGGCCTTGTACTACAATTGTTATAACAAAGACGATGTTTGTCGGTTCAACCTTACATCCAAAACCGTCTCCACCCTGGAGTTACCCAAAGGCACCAG ATATAACTCCAAGGGAAATTTCTGCCACTTGGAAGAATGCTACCCATACACTGACATTGACCTGGCAACAGATGAGTCAGGCGTTTGGGTGATCTACAGCACCGCCGAGAACTTTGGCAACCTGGTGTTGTCCAAGGTGGAGGAAGGAGAACCACCCACTCTCGGCCAAACTTGGCACACCTCGCTCTTCAAGCAGGCGGTAACCAACACCTTCATGGCCTGTGGCATTCTGTACGGGACACGTTATGTAGACAAGGACACGGAAGAGATCTTCTACTCATATGACACCTCCACGGGAGTGGAGAAGTTCGACATTGGCATTTTCATGACCAAGATGGCACCTAACATTTATTTCCTGAATTACAGCCCGATAGACCGCATGTTATATGTCTACTCTGAAGGCAACATGGTCTCCTACAAGGTTTTGTTTGAATGA